The DNA sequence GAGAGGGGGCCGCGGGCGCTCTTCGCATTCCTTGGCCACCGTGGCATTCACACGCCAGGGACTCAGAAGGCCCCACCGCGGCCTTGAGCCAAGACGCCGGACCCAGGGCCGGATCGCTTTCACGTTCGGATGCACGATCTACTCGGTGGCCCCATCCATGAGTACGAGGTTGCCGCTTGAGCCAGATCGAAGGTCCGGTCGGCGGGTTCCTGGGCCGGGCTGCATTGGTCGGGCGAAATGCGCGATCGAATGTCCCCGGTCGTAGCTCGGATACGAGGGATTGGTATGCGTGTGGGCGTTGTGCCCACGGCGTACCAACAACCCCTGCCACCCACTTGTACCCGTCCGCGCACTTCGGGCTCGTCACGGTCTTCTGGCACTCAAACGATTGGGCTAGTACCGGAGCCGGTGCCGGAGTCCGCTGGCGGTGGCCTTCTTCGCTGTGCGGCGCTTGGCGGTGGCCTTCTTCGCTGTGCGGCGCTTGGCGGTGGCCTTCTTCGCTGTGCGGCGCTTGGCGGTGGCCTTCTTCGCTGTGCGGCGCTTGGCGGTGGCCTTCTTCGGAGGCATCCTTCCACCTCCTCTCCCTCGACCCTTCCAGTTCTACACCGATTACAGCTTCTTCACGCCGACATAGCAAGAGGGGTGAAAGCAGGGAAGCCGGCTCCCATCATCCGAGTAGCCACCGGAGAGTCCAGACTCGCCGTCCTCCTCGATCCCTCGAACCTCCAGAGCTGGGCAGCTGGGCGCGACGCGGCCCCAGCCCGCGCTCATCAGCGCTGGATACCGCGTGATCATGTTCAACCGTGTTCCCGTGATCACTGCCCGAGAAAGTGGATCGCCGGCGAAAGGTTCGTTCACCGTCAGGGTGTGCCCTCGGCAGCAATCGAACCTGCCGAGCCAGCGGACCGACCTGCCCCTCGACGCGTGGCTCTTGCGCGCGACGGAGAACTACATTGGGTCGTTGTATGGGCATCATCGTGCTATACAGGAGTCAGCCCCGGGGCCGAGACCTCGGGGTGACGCTGTTCGACCTGAACCCAGGTCGTCCGTGCGACTCCCGACATTCCCCCGGCTCCGGGGGCCTCGCGGCATCCTAGTCTCGTTAGCGGCGAATCTGTCGACGGTTTCAGGCGACTCTGTCAACGGTGACCCGGCAGCCGCGAGTTTGGGCGCCTCGGGCACCGAGACCTTGTTTCAGGCCGAGAGCCGGGCGACTTCGCACCTCGTGGTACCGAGGGCCTAGTCGCCGGCGGCCCGCTCAGCCCTCAGCGCAATGCCAGCGGTCTTGGTCGTAGCCAGGCTCGGACACTCATACTTTTCAGACAGGTCAGAACTGCAGCTAGAGAGCTAGAAGCGATGGATAGACGTGTGTAACCGCCGGCGTCGCGCAGGGCCAGCTTGAGATCGTCATCGCTGGTGTAGGGTCGATGCGATGAGGATCGGCGCGGCGCTCTCGACCGACCCCGATCCAGCGAAGGCGGGGGCGGAGGCCGCTCTGGTGGCCGGGTCCCGCCTAGACGGGGCGGATGTCTCGCTGGCCCTCCTGGTCGCCTCCCGACATCACGCTCCCTCGGCGGCGTTGGTGATCGATGCCGTTCGCCGTGGGGCCCGCCCCGAGCGGGTTGTGGGCTGCGTCGCCGAGACGGTGGTGGGCGGCGACCGGGAGGTCGAGGAGGGCCCGGCCGTCGCCGTGTGGCTAGCGTCCCTTCCCGAGCCGACCGAGACGTTCCGCATAGAGTTCGTGCGCACCTCGGAAGGGGGTGTGTTCACCGGGTACCGGTTCCAAGGGCCGGGGTCCGGTCCCTACCTGCTGATCGGCGACCCGTTCTCGTTCCCAACAGACCATCTGCTGCGGCATATGAACCAACAGATGCCGGGGACGGTGGTGATGGGCGGGATGGCGAGCGGGGGGATGGGGCCGGGCGAGACCCGGCTGTTCCTCGACGATCGGGTGGTGAACGAGGGCGCCGTCGGCGCACGACTTCCCGGCGTCCGCATCCGCACTCTGGTCTCCCAGGGATGCGGGCCGGTCGGCAACGTCTACACGGTGACCCGGGCCGAAGGAAACGTCATCCACGAGCTGGGAGGCCGCCCGCCGCTGCTTCGGCTCCAAGAGTTGGTGGAGGGGCTCTCGCCCGAGGACCGCACACTGCTCGGCCAGGGCCTCTTCGTGGGCCGGGCGATCGATGAGTACAAGCTCGAGCCAGGACGGGGGGACTTCCTGATCCGGCAGGTCGTGGGGGTGGATCAGCGGACCGGGGCGCTCGCGGTGGGGGATCGGATCGAGGTGGGGGAGAGCATCCAGTTCCACGTCCGGGACGCGGCCACCGCCGACGAGGATCTCCGCGCCCTCCTCGAGCTCGAGGCCGCCGAGCCGG is a window from the Candidatus Methylomirabilota bacterium genome containing:
- a CDS encoding FIST N-terminal domain-containing protein translates to MRIGAALSTDPDPAKAGAEAALVAGSRLDGADVSLALLVASRHHAPSAALVIDAVRRGARPERVVGCVAETVVGGDREVEEGPAVAVWLASLPEPTETFRIEFVRTSEGGVFTGYRFQGPGSGPYLLIGDPFSFPTDHLLRHMNQQMPGTVVMGGMASGGMGPGETRLFLDDRVVNEGAVGARLPGVRIRTLVSQGCGPVGNVYTVTRAEGNVIHELGGRPPLLRLQELVEGLSPEDRTLLGQGLFVGRAIDEYKLEPGRGDFLIRQVVGVDQRTGALAVGDRIEVGESIQFHVRDAATADEDLRALLELEAAEPADGALLFTCNGRGSRLFPVFDHDASLISERLGGLPLAGFNCAGEIGPVGGKNFLHGFTASVALFVDA